ACGACAATAATTTACACAAGGAAGCTTCTCTTCATTTTCTCCTCTAATTCCTCTTCTTCAATGCCTGTTCAGTTCTTCTATTTATTTAGATAAAGGGAAACAAACACTTGGAGAGAAAATCAACGAGGGAAAAAGTATCATGGTGACTTATGATGTTTTTCTTAGCTTTAGAGGCATAGATACCCGAAAAAACTTCACTGGTAATCTCTACAACTGTCTTCAGCATCAAAGAGGTATAAAAACTTTCATTGatgatgaaaaaattaaaaaaggaaaacaaattacaCATACTCTTCTTCAAGCCATTAAAGAGTCTAGAATTTACATTGCTATTTTGTCCCCTAACTATGCATCTTCAACTTTCTGTTTGACTGAACTTGCTGCCATCCTTGATTGTTCCAAGTTACGAGGAAGGATGTTTTTGCCGGTTTTTTATGATGTGGATCCATCCCATGTTAGAAACATAACTGGTACTTATGCTGAAGCTTTTGCAAAACATGAGGTGAGGTTTAGAGGTGAGAAGGAAAAGTTGCAGAAATGGAGGAATGCTTTGCAGCAAGCTGCTAGTGTATGTGGATGGCATTTCATACCAGGACCAGGGTATATGCACATCcttttatatatttcttttttcataCCAGGGTATgcgtttatttttttagaatcaGATTTTCTATAtcccataagtgtagctcaaatggtagctaccagagatattattggagtggtcGGGGTTCGAATTCCGGATTCCAcacttctccacatttaaatgtgtgagagtttagtcactagactacttgacaaaaaaaaatcagattttcTACCCGAACACATTCAATGACTCTGTTTCAATTTAAATGTACTTCTGTAATGTGCAGGTCTGGCCCTGGGTACGAATATAAGTTGATTGGAGAGATAGTTGAATATGTCTTTGAAAAGATCAACCAcgaaaaaattgatgaattgaAAGATGGTGCTAAAGAATTCTTTGATGATTTGGAAGAAAGTGTTAAAGAAATCATTGATGATTTGGAAGAAGATGTTAAAGAAATCGTTGATGATTTGGAAGAAGGCTATGATGATTTGAAAGAAGATGTTAAAGAATTCTATGATGATTTGGAAGAAGGGGTGAAGGGTATTTTTCTAAATATTGTTAGTTTCTTTGATTCTAATTagttttttacttttatgagattctaaatttatttgttttttttttttttgtatttattttctttgcaaTTCAAGAATTAATTATTCACATATGAttttgttaaatatgcttggatctcatcccaaaagctagctcaaagggtgaggttgctctcgcatatttatacacttcacattcCGGGAACCTAAACAATGTGgaacttcaaacaaactccgaCAACACAATTAcacaaacaacatattcaacacccaccctcacgcatAGCGTGGTCCTGAGTCAgatgcccacattgcagtccttaacccggctctgataccatgtaaaatatgcttggatcttaTCCCAAAAGGTAGCTCAAatggtgaggttgccctcacatatttatacacttcacatcccgagAACCTAAACAATatgagacttcaaacaaactccgaTAACATAGACAACATATTCAACAGATTTCaccctagccgccgtcgtgTTTACATTCCGTTCACAACAACCGCTTTTGTGTGCAGTACTAGTGTTCATTACACGTTATTGTTCATCATCTATGGTAGTGTTCATTTAAAGGTCCTTCCAGTATTATAATGTTTCTTTATTCTTAATGACGATC
This portion of the Trifolium pratense cultivar HEN17-A07 linkage group LG3, ARS_RC_1.1, whole genome shotgun sequence genome encodes:
- the LOC123913220 gene encoding disease resistance protein RPV1-like isoform X1 yields the protein MVTYDVFLSFRGIDTRKNFTGNLYNCLQHQRGIKTFIDDEKIKKGKQITHTLLQAIKESRIYIAILSPNYASSTFCLTELAAILDCSKLRGRMFLPVFYDVDPSHVRNITGTYAEAFAKHEVRFRGEKEKLQKWRNALQQAASVCGWHFIPGPGSGPGYEYKLIGEIVEYVFEKINHEKIDELKDGAKEFFDDLEESVKEIIDDLEEDVKEIVDDLEEGYDDLKEDVKEFYDDLEEGVKGIFLNIVSFFDSN
- the LOC123913220 gene encoding disease resistance protein RUN1-like isoform X2 — protein: MFLPVFYDVDPSHVRNITGTYAEAFAKHEVRFRGEKEKLQKWRNALQQAASVCGWHFIPGPGSGPGYEYKLIGEIVEYVFEKINHEKIDELKDGAKEFFDDLEESVKEIIDDLEEDVKEIVDDLEEGYDDLKEDVKEFYDDLEEGVKGIFLNIVSFFDSN